One window of the Flavobacteriales bacterium genome contains the following:
- a CDS encoding permease-like cell division protein FtsX, giving the protein MTKKRKAARTPKGWRSSYLSTVVSMALVLFVLGSLGLIILQGQQISDYVKENIGFTVFFKESTKEVEILQFQKSLEAENYVRHTNYVSKEEAAHIMEEELGEDFISFIGKNPLLPSIDVFVHANYANNDSLTWITAHVMENKMIDELVKEENLIEAVNSNLRKISVIMLSFSGLLLLVAVALINNTIRLAIYSRRFLIRSMQLVGATQGFIRRPFLANGVIQGIFASLIAVVLLLSILFYLRAEYPEVFTIAEPDLLLPLFGGIVFIGISISWISTFFSVRRFLRLKADDLY; this is encoded by the coding sequence ATGACGAAAAAAAGAAAAGCAGCACGGACACCGAAAGGCTGGCGGTCATCCTATCTTTCCACTGTGGTAAGTATGGCCCTTGTTCTTTTTGTTCTGGGTTCTCTCGGACTCATTATCCTTCAGGGCCAGCAGATATCTGATTACGTAAAGGAAAATATCGGATTTACGGTGTTTTTCAAGGAATCCACAAAAGAGGTGGAGATTCTCCAGTTTCAAAAATCTCTTGAGGCGGAAAATTATGTTCGCCATACCAATTATGTAAGCAAGGAAGAGGCTGCCCATATCATGGAGGAGGAGTTGGGTGAAGATTTTATTTCATTCATCGGAAAAAACCCATTGCTTCCTTCTATTGATGTTTTTGTACATGCCAACTACGCAAACAATGATAGCCTGACCTGGATCACCGCACATGTCATGGAAAATAAGATGATCGATGAACTGGTGAAAGAAGAAAACCTGATCGAAGCAGTGAACAGCAACCTGAGGAAGATCAGCGTGATCATGCTGTCATTCTCCGGTCTGCTTTTACTCGTCGCGGTGGCACTCATCAACAACACCATCAGACTGGCAATCTATTCAAGGCGTTTCCTGATAAGGAGCATGCAACTTGTTGGTGCTACTCAGGGCTTTATACGCAGACCGTTTCTGGCCAATGGGGTAATACAGGGCATCTTCGCTTCCCTGATCGCCGTAGTGCTTTTACTTTCCATATTGTTTTACCTCCGGGCAGAATATCCTGAGGTGTTTACCATTGCCGAACCGGACCTGTTGTTGCCTTTGTTCGGAGGCATCGTATTTATTGGTATCAGCATATCATGGATATCAACATTTTTCTCTGTACGCAGGTTCCTGAGGCTGAAAGCCGACGATCTCTACTAA
- a CDS encoding undecaprenyl-diphosphate phosphatase has protein sequence MSVLQALLLGLIQGLTEFLPISSSGHIEIGKALLGIKYQEDLTFTIVVHGATVLSTLVYFRKDIIRLITQGIRIPFTEETKYITYLAISMVPVGIVGLFFKDELESVALGNVPLVGGMLLITAFLLLLTRYLGREGKPLNLPRAFVIGVSQAVAVMPGISRSGSTIATALMLGISKEEATRFSFLMVLVPILGANVKSIMDGEFGGNTSAVPLMVGFVAAFASGLIACHWMIRIVRQGKLTWFAIYCLVAGTAAILFG, from the coding sequence ATGTCGGTTCTTCAGGCCTTACTCCTGGGCCTGATCCAGGGTCTAACGGAATTTCTTCCCATCAGCAGCAGCGGCCACATCGAAATCGGCAAAGCACTGCTTGGTATCAAATACCAGGAAGATCTGACCTTCACTATTGTCGTTCATGGTGCCACCGTACTTAGCACATTGGTATACTTCCGCAAGGATATCATACGTCTGATTACCCAAGGCATTCGCATACCATTCACCGAAGAAACCAAATACATCACTTACCTGGCCATTTCCATGGTCCCGGTTGGAATCGTGGGATTGTTCTTTAAAGATGAGCTGGAATCCGTGGCCCTGGGAAATGTCCCACTGGTGGGAGGAATGCTGTTGATCACCGCATTCCTGCTTCTTCTGACAAGATATCTTGGCCGGGAAGGAAAACCTTTGAATCTGCCGCGTGCCTTTGTCATTGGCGTTTCTCAGGCGGTCGCTGTCATGCCCGGTATTTCCAGATCAGGATCCACCATTGCTACGGCACTTATGTTGGGTATAAGTAAAGAAGAAGCCACCCGTTTCTCTTTTCTAATGGTGCTGGTCCCGATCTTAGGTGCAAACGTTAAAAGCATCATGGACGGCGAATTTGGCGGGAACACGTCGGCAGTTCCCCTGATGGTGGGATTTGTCGCAGCCTTTGCATCTGGTCTGATTGCCTGTCACTGGATGATCCGGATTGTAAGACAAGGGAAACTCACCTGGTTTGCCATATACTGCCTTGTTGCAGGAACCGCAGCGATCCTTTTTGGATAA
- a CDS encoding DUF3098 domain-containing protein → MEDKAKSSFAFTSTNYRLLLISIAVVILGFILMAGGGTDDLHSFSEDIFSTRRISVAPLIVLAGYVMGIFAIMKKNRS, encoded by the coding sequence ATGGAAGACAAAGCAAAATCCTCCTTCGCCTTTACATCAACGAATTACCGCCTGCTTCTTATCAGCATCGCGGTGGTAATTCTGGGTTTTATCCTGATGGCAGGTGGCGGAACCGACGATCTGCATTCGTTCAGTGAGGACATCTTCAGTACCAGGCGGATCAGTGTTGCTCCTCTGATTGTACTGGCAGGATATGTGATGGGTATTTTCGCTATCATGAAAAAAAACCGCTCCTGA
- a CDS encoding OmpA family protein, whose amino-acid sequence MKNIHRIAYICTIASVLSFFQACVPARKFEEIKAKQERCEADNALLKSRNEELTVKSTELEASLSDIKKQIDGLSSDTTVLGKSLRQMTVNYDKLNETYELLLDKNKEMLAGNRYETEKLMRELQSTQTSLQSKEDALKSLERELNTKKQNLEKLSGELKDREAKVAELQDILDKKEAAVADLKKKVTEALLGFENKGLTIQQKNGKVYVSLEESLLFASGSYKVDTKGQDALGKLAQVLADNKDINVLIEGHTDNVPLKGSGQVKDNWDLSVMRATAIVKIITENRGVDPKRLTAAGRGEYVPIDPADTKEARQKNRRTEIILTPKLDELFEILNTN is encoded by the coding sequence ATGAAAAATATTCACCGGATCGCTTATATATGTACAATTGCCTCAGTACTATCCTTCTTTCAGGCTTGTGTTCCTGCAAGGAAATTCGAAGAGATCAAGGCAAAGCAGGAGCGCTGTGAGGCAGACAATGCATTACTTAAGTCCAGGAATGAGGAACTCACCGTAAAATCTACAGAATTGGAAGCTTCCCTTTCGGATATCAAAAAGCAAATAGACGGGCTCTCTTCCGATACCACGGTACTTGGAAAGTCACTGAGACAAATGACTGTGAACTATGACAAACTGAATGAAACATATGAGCTTCTGCTGGACAAAAACAAGGAAATGCTGGCCGGCAACCGGTATGAAACCGAAAAACTGATGCGTGAACTTCAGTCTACCCAAACCTCTCTTCAGTCCAAGGAAGATGCCCTTAAGTCACTCGAAAGGGAACTGAATACCAAAAAACAAAACCTGGAAAAGCTGAGTGGCGAATTGAAGGACAGGGAAGCAAAGGTTGCAGAGCTCCAGGACATTCTGGACAAAAAGGAAGCAGCCGTTGCTGATTTGAAAAAGAAGGTAACCGAAGCTTTGTTGGGTTTTGAGAACAAAGGTCTCACCATCCAGCAAAAGAATGGAAAGGTTTACGTTTCTCTTGAGGAAAGTCTGCTGTTTGCCTCAGGCAGCTATAAGGTAGATACAAAAGGACAGGATGCGTTGGGTAAACTGGCCCAGGTACTGGCGGACAACAAAGATATCAACGTATTGATCGAAGGGCATACAGACAATGTGCCTTTGAAAGGTAGTGGACAAGTCAAGGACAACTGGGACCTCAGCGTTATGAGGGCCACAGCGATTGTAAAGATCATCACCGAAAACCGGGGCGTGGATCCAAAAAGGTTGACGGCCGCCGGAAGAGGTGAATACGTACCCATTGACCCGGCAGATACCAAGGAAGCACGGCAGAAAAACAGGCGTACTGAAATTATCCTGACCCCCAAACTAGACGAACTCTTCGAGATTCTCAACACGAATTGA
- a CDS encoding ABC transporter substrate-binding protein, whose translation MKRIAFLYLVTMAALAGCGDPGPEQEQQSAKGGVNYGGVFRINEEEDFRNLFPLNVYEIVSHRIANQVYEGLILFNQNDLSLTTGVAESWEVNDSTNTYTFHIRKGVMFHDDPCFPEGKGREVTAKDFVYSFTRLCTADPMNAGFWVFRDRVKGANAYYQSTVDGSPLAEGVTGVKAVDDYTLQIELVDTYGGFLNLLTTPYTWVFPKEALEKYGDEMRIKCVGTGPFKVKQVKEGDAVILERNDKYWGKDKHGNALPYLDAVKFTFVKEKKSEFLEFKKQNLDMVFKLPVEMIDEILEDLENAKGNLGYDLQISPAMGTQYYGFLQTDKVFNDIRVRKAFSYAIDRKKIINYTLRGEGIPGNYGFVPPIFDRGTNSAKAYNSEGIRGYEYNPEKAKQLLAEAGYPEGRGFPPVTLQLNSGGARNIQVAEVVQNMLVDNLGINVEMNVMPFAQHLENVESGKARFWRGGWLSDFPEPESFLTLFSSAHVPNSMEEKSLLNTFRYRSARFDSLFNAALHTVDDKERYALYQKADQQVMDDAVVMIIYYEENYRLLQPYVKNFPINPMEYRKLTDVYFDMSADSNKKTAKK comes from the coding sequence ATGAAAAGAATTGCCTTCTTGTATTTAGTCACCATGGCCGCACTGGCCGGATGCGGGGATCCTGGACCTGAACAGGAACAACAATCCGCCAAAGGTGGTGTAAACTACGGCGGAGTATTCCGCATCAACGAGGAGGAAGATTTTCGTAATCTCTTTCCACTGAACGTTTATGAGATTGTTTCTCATCGCATCGCTAACCAGGTTTATGAGGGATTGATCCTGTTCAATCAGAACGACCTCAGCCTGACTACCGGAGTAGCTGAAAGCTGGGAGGTAAACGATTCTACCAACACCTATACCTTCCATATTCGCAAAGGGGTGATGTTCCATGACGACCCTTGTTTTCCGGAAGGCAAAGGCAGGGAAGTCACAGCCAAAGACTTTGTATATAGCTTTACACGGCTGTGTACTGCCGATCCTATGAATGCAGGTTTCTGGGTATTCCGCGACAGGGTAAAAGGTGCCAATGCCTATTATCAGTCAACTGTAGACGGTTCACCTTTGGCAGAAGGCGTTACCGGTGTGAAAGCGGTAGACGATTATACCCTTCAAATTGAACTTGTAGATACTTACGGCGGATTCCTGAACCTTCTGACCACCCCGTATACCTGGGTATTCCCGAAAGAAGCGCTTGAAAAGTACGGTGATGAAATGCGCATAAAATGCGTGGGCACCGGCCCGTTTAAAGTGAAACAGGTCAAAGAAGGGGATGCCGTTATCCTTGAAAGAAATGACAAATACTGGGGCAAGGACAAACATGGAAATGCATTGCCATATCTCGACGCGGTGAAATTCACTTTTGTGAAGGAAAAGAAATCCGAATTTCTGGAATTCAAGAAGCAAAATCTTGACATGGTGTTCAAGCTTCCCGTAGAGATGATTGATGAGATTCTGGAGGACCTGGAGAACGCCAAAGGCAATCTGGGGTATGACCTTCAGATCAGTCCTGCCATGGGTACACAATACTATGGATTCCTTCAAACAGATAAGGTGTTTAATGATATCAGGGTACGGAAGGCATTCAGCTATGCGATCGACCGCAAAAAGATCATAAACTACACCTTGAGAGGTGAGGGTATCCCGGGAAATTACGGATTCGTACCTCCCATCTTTGACCGTGGCACCAACTCTGCCAAAGCATACAATTCAGAGGGCATTCGGGGTTATGAATACAACCCGGAAAAGGCAAAGCAACTCCTGGCCGAGGCGGGGTATCCGGAAGGAAGGGGTTTTCCACCCGTTACTTTACAACTCAATAGCGGAGGTGCAAGAAACATACAGGTGGCTGAGGTTGTGCAAAACATGCTCGTTGATAATCTCGGAATCAATGTTGAGATGAATGTGATGCCATTTGCCCAGCACCTGGAGAATGTGGAATCCGGGAAAGCCCGCTTCTGGCGTGGTGGATGGTTGTCCGACTTCCCTGAACCGGAAAGCTTCCTGACACTGTTCTCAAGCGCACACGTACCTAACAGCATGGAGGAAAAATCCCTCCTGAATACCTTCCGCTACAGGAGCGCAAGATTTGACAGTCTCTTCAATGCTGCACTGCATACCGTAGACGATAAAGAACGGTACGCGCTTTACCAGAAAGCAGACCAGCAGGTCATGGATGATGCAGTAGTCATGATCATCTACTACGAAGAAAATTACCGTCTTCTGCAACCATATGTGAAGAACTTCCCCATCAACCCGATGGAGTACCGGAAGCTCACGGATGTATATTTCGATATGTCCGCGGATTCAAATAAGAAGACTGCGAAAAAATAA
- a CDS encoding BrxA/BrxB family bacilliredoxin produces the protein MYPEELVAPMRQDLTEVGFVELRTANEVDEVLSNTAGTVLVVVNSVCGCAAGMARPGVKMALTGGIKPDKLTTVFAGQDQEATAKARSYMMPYPPSSPSVALFKDGKLVHFIERHHIEGRTAEMIAENLSGAFQEFCKA, from the coding sequence ATGTACCCAGAAGAATTGGTAGCGCCTATGCGCCAGGACCTGACAGAAGTAGGATTTGTTGAACTCAGGACAGCGAATGAAGTGGATGAAGTATTGTCGAACACAGCGGGGACGGTATTGGTTGTGGTGAATTCCGTTTGCGGTTGCGCAGCCGGCATGGCCCGCCCCGGTGTAAAGATGGCACTAACCGGAGGCATCAAACCGGACAAGCTGACCACAGTTTTTGCCGGTCAGGATCAGGAAGCCACCGCCAAGGCACGCAGCTACATGATGCCATATCCTCCGTCTTCGCCTTCCGTGGCCTTGTTCAAGGACGGCAAATTGGTGCACTTCATTGAACGGCACCATATTGAAGGCAGGACGGCTGAAATGATCGCCGAAAATCTAAGCGGAGCATTCCAGGAATTTTGTAAGGCTTAG
- the truB gene encoding tRNA pseudouridine(55) synthase TruB — translation MDKLRPYKFEEGEILLIHKPLEWTSFDVIKKLRRHLGAKVGHAGTLDPLAEGLLILCTGKKTKEISSIQGAEKEYTGTICLGAERPSCDKETEISKTYPLEGINHEMIVEAAHYFEGGYKQVPPVFSAKKVNGKRAYDLARKGKEVNLEGNDVEVMRFEIVSVSLPMVYFRVVCGKGTYIRSLARDLGNQLGCGGYLETLTRTRIGDFRLENAMSPDDLIRQLSTYADPLTKK, via the coding sequence TTGGATAAACTAAGACCATACAAATTCGAGGAAGGAGAGATCCTCCTGATCCATAAACCCTTGGAGTGGACTTCCTTTGATGTGATCAAGAAGCTTCGCAGACACCTGGGCGCCAAGGTGGGACATGCCGGAACCCTGGATCCACTGGCCGAAGGCCTGCTGATTCTATGTACCGGGAAAAAGACCAAAGAAATATCATCCATCCAGGGCGCGGAAAAAGAGTATACCGGGACGATCTGTCTGGGCGCCGAAAGGCCTTCCTGTGACAAAGAAACCGAGATCAGTAAGACTTATCCGCTGGAAGGCATCAACCATGAAATGATCGTGGAGGCTGCACACTACTTTGAAGGTGGTTACAAACAGGTGCCGCCTGTCTTCTCCGCCAAAAAGGTAAATGGGAAAAGGGCCTACGACCTTGCCCGGAAGGGGAAGGAAGTGAATCTCGAAGGAAACGATGTGGAGGTGATGCGGTTTGAGATCGTATCAGTAAGCCTGCCAATGGTCTATTTCAGAGTAGTTTGCGGCAAGGGCACGTACATCAGGTCTCTGGCCAGGGACCTTGGAAACCAACTCGGTTGCGGCGGGTACCTTGAAACACTGACCCGTACAAGAATTGGTGACTTCCGGCTTGAAAATGCCATGTCACCGGATGATTTGATCAGGCAACTTTCAACGTATGCCGATCCCTTAACTAAAAAATAG
- a CDS encoding insulinase family protein, giving the protein MNTILKKSLQASIALAALLSVTAVNGQQAGPRLIEKVEKKGSEIIIPYEKYQLSNGLTLLIHEDHSDPVVHVDVTYHVGSSREDVGKSGFAHFFEHMMFQGSDNVADDEHFKIVTESGGTMNGTTNQDRTNYFETVPSNQLETMLWLEADRMGYFLDAVTKEKFEIQRETVKNERGQNYDNRPYGLVSEKMGEAMYPYGHGYSWTTIGYIEDLNRANLDDLKKFFLRWYGPNNATLTVAGDFNSKDVLAMVQKYFGPIPSGPSIPAVKKDKISLDNNRYISYVDKIRFPLLVMAMPTVPNRHEDEAPLDMLSDILGGGKTSIFYQNFVKSQKARYASVSHPCTELAGEFTFMVYAYPGTSLKDMEQLARESVLEFETRGVNDEDIKKFIANYESQTINSLTSVSGKASTLASYQTFTGNPNYISKDLERYRKVTKEDVMRVYNQYIKGKPAVILSVIPEGQEDMIAAADNFKRPTSGDAPNHDADYKDLVYNKGKDTFDRSVRPAAGPNPVIKVPDFWTENFENGIRVIGAANNEVPVVSVQISIPAGHRMESVDKAGVSQMMASMLHEATTKSSSEEITRKLDLLGSSVNIGSSDEYLTVNVLSLKKNLKATMDIAREMLMSPKFDEADFDRIKKQQLEAVKSRGTSATTIANNVYDKLLYRSGVMSVPASGTEQSLESMTLADVKAFYDKVVAPDHAMVVVVGDVDKATALGQLTFLKEQKKKGVVVPKESDIPVIDKTRIYLVDKEGAPQSEIRIGYLAMPYDALGERYRSFIMAYPLGGAFNSRINMNLREDKGYTYGARGYFGGSKYVGPFTASAAVRADATAASVKEFMMEISNYAQNGVTEQELNFTKMSIGQSDARAYETPSQKASFLRRILEYKLDKDFVAKQNEILQKMSKSDIDALAKKHLPYDKLVIVVVGDKKSNMEALKELGYQIEELDIDGNPAME; this is encoded by the coding sequence ATGAACACTATTCTGAAAAAATCCCTGCAGGCATCCATCGCCCTTGCTGCCTTGCTGTCCGTAACTGCTGTGAATGGCCAGCAGGCAGGGCCCAGGCTCATAGAGAAAGTTGAGAAAAAGGGAAGCGAAATCATCATTCCCTATGAAAAATATCAATTGAGTAACGGACTTACCCTGCTGATCCACGAAGATCATTCTGATCCGGTGGTGCATGTGGATGTGACCTACCATGTGGGTTCGTCCAGGGAAGATGTCGGTAAATCCGGCTTCGCTCACTTTTTCGAACATATGATGTTCCAGGGGTCCGACAACGTGGCGGATGATGAGCATTTTAAGATCGTGACCGAGTCAGGTGGAACCATGAACGGTACCACCAACCAGGACCGTACCAATTACTTCGAGACCGTCCCGAGCAATCAGCTGGAAACCATGCTGTGGCTTGAGGCCGACAGGATGGGGTATTTCCTGGATGCGGTCACCAAAGAAAAGTTTGAAATCCAAAGAGAGACCGTTAAAAACGAACGCGGACAGAATTATGATAACCGTCCGTATGGTCTCGTTTCCGAAAAAATGGGTGAGGCCATGTATCCCTATGGTCACGGATATTCATGGACAACCATCGGTTACATCGAAGACCTGAACAGGGCGAATCTGGATGATCTTAAAAAATTCTTCCTTCGCTGGTACGGACCTAACAATGCCACCCTTACCGTTGCAGGCGACTTTAACAGCAAGGACGTATTGGCCATGGTACAGAAATATTTCGGGCCTATTCCTTCCGGACCATCCATTCCGGCGGTAAAGAAGGACAAGATATCACTCGATAACAACCGGTACATCTCTTATGTGGATAAGATCAGGTTCCCATTGCTGGTGATGGCCATGCCTACCGTTCCGAACCGCCACGAGGACGAAGCGCCACTGGATATGCTTTCCGATATCCTTGGCGGCGGAAAGACTTCGATCTTCTACCAGAACTTTGTGAAATCCCAAAAAGCCCGCTATGCGAGTGTAAGCCATCCCTGTACAGAGCTGGCAGGAGAATTCACGTTTATGGTTTACGCTTATCCTGGTACTTCACTGAAGGATATGGAACAACTGGCACGTGAGTCGGTTCTCGAATTTGAAACCAGGGGAGTGAATGATGAGGATATCAAGAAGTTCATCGCAAACTACGAATCACAAACCATCAACTCCCTGACCAGTGTTAGCGGTAAAGCTTCAACCCTGGCATCCTATCAGACCTTCACCGGAAACCCGAACTACATTTCGAAGGATCTGGAACGCTACAGAAAGGTGACCAAGGAAGATGTGATGAGGGTTTACAATCAGTACATCAAGGGAAAGCCGGCGGTGATCCTGAGTGTGATCCCCGAAGGGCAGGAAGATATGATAGCTGCTGCGGACAATTTTAAACGACCTACCTCGGGCGATGCACCGAATCATGATGCGGATTACAAAGACCTGGTGTACAACAAAGGGAAAGATACTTTCGATCGTTCGGTGCGCCCGGCCGCCGGTCCGAACCCGGTGATCAAGGTACCTGATTTCTGGACAGAAAATTTTGAAAATGGTATCCGGGTGATCGGCGCTGCCAACAATGAAGTCCCCGTGGTATCCGTGCAGATATCCATTCCTGCAGGTCACCGGATGGAAAGCGTGGATAAAGCAGGCGTATCTCAAATGATGGCTTCCATGCTGCACGAAGCAACCACCAAGAGTTCTTCGGAAGAGATCACCAGAAAGCTGGATTTGCTTGGTAGCTCGGTAAACATCGGTAGCAGCGATGAATACCTCACAGTGAATGTGCTATCTCTGAAGAAGAACCTCAAGGCGACCATGGACATCGCCCGGGAAATGCTGATGAGTCCGAAATTTGATGAAGCAGACTTTGACCGGATCAAGAAACAGCAATTGGAGGCGGTAAAAAGCCGCGGAACAAGTGCCACTACCATTGCCAACAACGTGTATGATAAATTGCTGTATCGCTCCGGTGTGATGTCAGTACCAGCCAGCGGAACAGAGCAGTCACTCGAATCCATGACGCTGGCGGATGTAAAAGCATTCTACGATAAAGTAGTGGCTCCCGATCATGCGATGGTGGTGGTTGTTGGAGATGTGGATAAAGCAACGGCCCTTGGCCAATTGACTTTCTTAAAAGAGCAGAAGAAGAAAGGCGTGGTTGTGCCTAAAGAATCAGATATTCCTGTTATCGACAAAACAAGAATCTATCTGGTGGATAAAGAAGGTGCTCCTCAGTCAGAGATCAGGATCGGTTACCTGGCCATGCCTTATGATGCGCTGGGAGAACGCTATCGCAGCTTTATCATGGCCTATCCACTCGGAGGTGCGTTTAACAGCCGGATCAACATGAACCTGCGGGAAGATAAAGGATATACCTACGGCGCCCGGGGATACTTCGGAGGTTCAAAATATGTAGGTCCTTTTACTGCATCTGCAGCCGTGCGTGCGGATGCCACGGCGGCTTCGGTGAAGGAATTCATGATGGAGATTTCCAATTATGCCCAGAACGGCGTAACGGAACAGGAGCTGAACTTCACAAAAATGTCCATTGGCCAAAGCGATGCAAGGGCATACGAGACCCCTTCCCAGAAGGCATCCTTCCTTCGCAGGATTCTGGAATACAAGTTGGACAAGGATTTTGTAGCCAAGCAGAACGAGATTCTTCAAAAGATGTCTAAAAGTGACATTGATGCCCTCGCCAAAAAACACCTTCCGTATGACAAACTCGTGATTGTTGTGGTAGGTGATAAGAAAAGCAACATGGAGGCTTTGAAGGAACTGGGATACCAGATCGAAGAACTGGATATCGACGGTAATCCTGCCATGGAATAA